The Pantoea vagans genome contains the following window.
TTTGACTTGGGAAATGACGCGCTACCTGCTTCTGACTGCGCGCAGTCATCGTCAACGCAATCAACAGATGTTCAACGAATGGACGCTGCCTAAGCTGCTACTGAGCTCCTCATTGGAGATCACGCGAGCCTATAGATATTGGGAACTTATCGACCCACAGGGTTCATCACGCTGAAATTAACCACCGTTCCTCGCGCAAAACGCTAAACAAAAAAAGGGCGCACTCAGTGTGTAATGCTTGTCAGTTAAGCGACTGGCGATAACGCCGTCTGGAGCCGCATCGGGGCTGGCGTGGGGCAGTTCGCGGCAGACCATGGATGGTCATCCGCGAACGGCCCGTCCGGCACGACGTGGAAGTCGAAGGTACCGCTTTAGCGGCGCGAGGACGGCCCAGAGGGGGCAGTAGTGGCGGCAGAGCCCGCACAGAAAAGAAAGGCCACTTATTAATAAGTGGCCTGAATTCTTAGCTGATGAGCATGACGCACCGGAGTGCGCCCTGGTTCAATGTTGCTTTATTACTTTAGACGGAACGCGACCACGCTGTCACCCGCTTGGGTACCGAGCGAGCCGTGACCACCTGCTGCAATCACCACATACTGCTTACCATCTTTACCCATAAAGGTTGATGGCGTGGCTTGTGCGCCAGCGCTGAGTTCAGTCTGCCACAACAGCTCACCGGTGGTGCTGTCGTAGGCGCGGAAGAAGTTATCCGCGGTAGCGCCATGGAACACCAGATCACCCGCGGTGAGCAGAGGACCACCGTGCGCAACCATGCCCATTGGGAAACCAATTGGGAAACGGCCCGGCAGGAAGCTGGTTTTCAGGTTTTTGGTGACGCCAACACGACGTAACCACTCGGTTTTAGCGGTTTTCAGATCCACACCCACCATACGACCCCAAGGTGGCGCGATGCACGGAATGCCGAGGCCAGAAGCCAACTGCTGAATGTGAATGGCGTAATCACCCTGGAAGTTTTCGTTCCAGTAAGGCTGGCCATCTTTGGTGAACATGCGCTGAGTTTCGGTCTGCGGCGTACGTTTGATCAGGTTGTACTTGTAAGCCAAACGTACCGGTGCAGCAATCAACATCTGGCGCTGCGGATCAACCGCAACTGAACCCCAGTTGAACACACCAATGTTGCCAGGGAAGATCAGCGAACCGGCTTCGGTTGCTGGCGTCCACGGGTTGCCATCATAACGCAGCGAACGGAAGTCCATGCGGCATGACATCTGGTCAAACGGTGTGATGCCCCACATGGATTTCTCAGTCAGCGCATCAGGAATGAAGTTCAGGCTGGACACCGGCTGTGTGGCGGCAAATTTCTCACCGGGTACACCACCTTCAGTCGAAACCTTGACTTGATTCACCGGATACACCGGCTGCCCTGTCAAACGGTTCAGCACAAACAGGTTGCCGGTTTTGGTCGGCAGGATCACCACAGGCTGTTTTTGGCCTTGGTAATCGATATCCAGCAAGGACGGCTGTGATGGGTTATCACGGTCCCACAGATCGTGGTTAGAACTCTGATAACGCCATTTGAAGGCACCGGTTTGCAGATCCAGTGCCACTAAGGCATCACGGAACTTCTCGGTGTTGCTGTTGGCATCACGCTCGATACCCACTTCATCCGGAGACGCGTTACCAAATGGTACATAGACCAGACCATTTTTCAGGTCTGCACTCAGCGTACCCCAGGCAACTGGCGTATCTTGCGGATAGTTCTGTCCTGCCGCAACAGGCGCCGTATTCTCCGGGTTGGCCGGATCGAAGTTCCAGACCAAACGCCCGGTTTCAGCGTCATAAGCACGGATCACGCCCGAAGGGTTACCACTGTTGAAGCCGTTGTCCATCACGGAACCACCGACAATCACCAGCTTACCTGCCACCAGCGGTGCTGCAGTCTGCATCAGCGCATGTGGACGCACTTCACCCATATTGGCATGCAGGTCAACGACACCATTTGCGCCAAAATCAGCGCAAGGCTTGCCAGTATCAGCATCCAGCGCAATCAGCTGTGCATCCGTGGTGGCATTGAAAATACGCTTACGGCAAATTGCCGGTGTCGCAGTGGAATCTTGTGCTGCAACCGGGCTTTGCTCGTAATAGCTCACGCCCCGGCAGGTTTGGTGCTGCTGCAGATAAGAACGATCTTTGTTGGGCGTGTATTTCCACTTCACGGCGCCGGTTTCTGGGTCAAGCGCGTGAACCTCATTGTGCGGGGTGCAGAAATAAAGC
Protein-coding sequences here:
- a CDS encoding membrane-bound PQQ-dependent dehydrogenase, glucose/quinate/shikimate family: MVNKLTSIVLAILALALLYMGGKLLMLGGSAFYALMAVGLLITAILLFRNQRSALALYAVLMWITLAWIIWEVGFDKWQWIPRGDLFGVIGLWLAMPWVVKPLYQGQRRFHTFLGGTVIVMIVVVIGLCFYDPLPQAGTITNAREQTSEQGAANDWSAYGGTTDGQRFSSLNQITKDNVKDLEVAWTYHTGDLRQDADATEYTFEATPVKANGMLYFCTPHNEVHALDPETGAVKWKYTPNKDRSYLQQHQTCRGVSYYEQSPVAAQDSTATPAICRKRIFNATTDAQLIALDADTGKPCADFGANGVVDLHANMGEVRPHALMQTAAPLVAGKLVIVGGSVMDNGFNSGNPSGVIRAYDAETGRLVWNFDPANPENTAPVAAGQNYPQDTPVAWGTLSADLKNGLVYVPFGNASPDEVGIERDANSNTEKFRDALVALDLQTGAFKWRYQSSNHDLWDRDNPSQPSLLDIDYQGQKQPVVILPTKTGNLFVLNRLTGQPVYPVNQVKVSTEGGVPGEKFAATQPVSSLNFIPDALTEKSMWGITPFDQMSCRMDFRSLRYDGNPWTPATEAGSLIFPGNIGVFNWGSVAVDPQRQMLIAAPVRLAYKYNLIKRTPQTETQRMFTKDGQPYWNENFQGDYAIHIQQLASGLGIPCIAPPWGRMVGVDLKTAKTEWLRRVGVTKNLKTSFLPGRFPIGFPMGMVAHGGPLLTAGDLVFHGATADNFFRAYDSTTGELLWQTELSAGAQATPSTFMGKDGKQYVVIAAGGHGSLGTQAGDSVVAFRLK